One region of Vigna angularis cultivar LongXiaoDou No.4 chromosome 10, ASM1680809v1, whole genome shotgun sequence genomic DNA includes:
- the LOC108335597 gene encoding protein C2-DOMAIN ABA-RELATED 9: protein MDNSILGLLKLRIIRGYDLAIRDAIKGRASDPYVVVSMGDQKLKTSVKKNNCNPEWNQERTLSIKDVTTPIRLSVYDKDTFSGDDKMGDADIDLIPYVQSVRMGWTDLPNGTVVRIIQPDETNCLAKESNCVWQNENIIQEMVLKLRNVESGEIVVQIEWVDVIGCKGLSHLDL from the exons ATGGACAATAGTATTCTGGGACTTCTCAAACTTCGAATTATAAGAGGTTATGATCTTGCAATTCGCGATGCCATTAAAGGACGTGCCAGTGACCCTTATGTCGTCGTCAGCATGGGCGATCAG AAGCTGAAGACTTCcgttaaaaaaaacaactgcAATCCTGAGTGGAATCAAGAAAGGACTCTTTCTATAAAGGACGTTACAACCCCGATACGTTTG TCAGTTTATGACAAAGACACATTCTCAGGGGATGACAAAATGGGAGATGCAGACATAGACTTAATACCATATGTTCAGTCTGTGAGAATGGGATGGACTGACCTTCCAAATGGTACTGTAGTGAGGATCATTCAACCAGATGAAACTAATTGCCTTGCCAAAGAAAGCAACTGCGTTTGGCAAAATGAAAACATCATCCAAGAAATGGTTTTGAAATTGAGAAATGTTGAGAGTGGGGAAATAGTTGTCCAAATAGAGTGGGTTGATGTTATTGGTTGCAAGGGCTTATCACATCTCGATCTTTAA
- the LOC108335061 gene encoding uncharacterized protein At4g22758 gives MLLSKQKKNQNPNVRRFLISINVLGSAGPLRFVVNEEELVAAVIETALKSYAREGRLPLLGTDNAGFSLYCPHLGPDALSPWDTIGSHGARNFTLCKKAENAKETAVDNGRGPTAGLPRRGSGTLRSWLNRSLNLKIYSH, from the exons ATGTTGTTGTCCAAGCAGAAGAAGAACCAGAACCCGAACGTGAGGAGGTTCCTCATCAGCATCAACGTGCTGGGGAGTGCAGGGCCCCTTCGCTTCGTCGTCAACGAGGAGGAGCTCGTCGCTGCGGTCATTGAGACCGCGCTCAAGAGTTACGCCCGGGAGGGGCGCCTTCCTCTGCTTGGGACCGACAACGCTGGATTCTCTCTCTATTGCCCTCATCTTGGGCCTGATG CTCTGAGTCCGTGGGATACAATTGGATCACATGGAGCGAGGAATTTCACGCTTTGCAAGAAGGCGGAGAATGCGAAGGAGACAGCAGTTGATAACGGAAGAGGGCCGACTGCCGGACTTCCACGGAGGGGAAGTGGCACCTTGAGGTCTTGGCTCAACAGGTCCCTCAACCTTAAGATCTATTCCcattaa
- the LOC108335593 gene encoding protein C2-DOMAIN ABA-RELATED 9: MDNSVLGILKLRIIKGINLAIRDSHASDPYVVVTMADQKLKTRVIKSNCNPTWDEEMTLYVKDVNTPLHLTVYDKDTFTVDDKMGEAEIDFIPFLKCKKMELKNLPNGCAVKRIQPNRSNYLAEESSCVWNDGDIVQKMILRLKNVERGEVVVQIQWVDVVGFKGLSHIKL; the protein is encoded by the exons ATGGACAATAGTGTGTTAGGTATTCTCAAACTTCGAATCATAAAAGGCATTAATCTTGCAATTCGTGATTCTCATGCCAGTGATCCTTATGTCGTCGTCACAATGGCTGATCAG AAGCTGAAGACGCGTGTTATAAAAAGCAACTGCAATCCTACGTGGGATGAAGAAATGACCCTTTACGTAAAGGATGTTAATACCCCATTACATCTG ACAGTTTATGACAAAGACACTTTCACTGTGGATGACAAAATGGGTGAGGCAGAAATAGACTTCATACCTTTTCTTAAGTGTAAGAAGATGGAATTGAAAAACCTCCCAAATGGTTGCGCAGTGAAGAGGATCCAACCAAATAGAAGTAATTACCTTGCTGAAGAGAGCAGTTGTGTTTGGAATGATGGTGATATTGtccaaaaaatgattttgagaTTGAAAAATGTTGAGAGGGGTGAAGTGGTTGTGCAAATTCAGTGGGTTGATGTTGTTGGTTTCAAGGGCTTATCACATATAAAACTTTGA